GACCTCGTGGTCGGCGAGATACTCGGCTTCCTCGCCGCCCCGTCCGAAGACGAACGGGTCGCCGCCCTTGAGGCGGGCGACGTCATTTCCCTCCCGGGCCAGCGCGACCAGCCGTTCGTTGATCTCCGCCTGAGACGTGCGTTCGCCGCCGGCACGTTTGCCGACGTCCTCGGCGTCGTCGGGGAGCGACTCGAGGATCTCGGGGCCCGGTAGCTTGTCGTGGAGGACGACGTCACAGGTCTCGAGCAATCGTTTCGCTTTCACGGTGAGCAGGTCGGGATCGCCCGGTCCGCTGCCGATGAGGTAGACGGTGCCGATGTCGGCCTCAGCCTCAGTCATCGCGGCCCTCTTCGGTCTGGACGTCCGCCGCACCTTCTTCGGCCTGGACGTCCGCCGCGCCCGCTTCATTCTCTTCGTCTTCTGTGTCTCGAGCGGCCTCGATCAACTCGGCGGCGCCGCGTTCGGCCAGGTCGCGGGCGAACTGTCGGGCGGCCTCGGCGTGGCGTTCCACCGGCAGGTCGCGACTGCCGACTACCGACTCCTGGCCGTCCTCGTCGAACACCTGCACGTTCGCGTGGACGTACTCCCCCTGCAAGACGGCGTAGATGCCCACTGGGGCGATACACCCGCCGCCGAGTTCCGCCAGGATCGACCGTTCGACGGTCGTCTCGACGCGGGTCCGGGGATGGTCGAGAACCTCGTTGAATTCGCGGGCAGTCTCGCCGTCGACGGCCGTCACCGCGAGCGCCCCCTGGCCGGGTGCGGGGACGAACGTCTGGGGGGAGAGTCGCTGGTACTCGACGTACTCGTTCAGTCCGCTGCGCTCGAGGCCGGCCTCGGCGAGGACGAGCGCGTCGTACGCGACGTCGACCTCGCGCTCGAGGGCGCGTTGCTCGAGGTCACTCAGGGTGGCGTACCAGTCGTCGACCGTGGTGATTTCGTCGGCCTCGTCTCCGTTCTCGGCGTCGTCGTCAGGGTCGTCGTACGACGGCTTGTAACTCCCACCATCGCTACCCGCGTTCCCCTTCCGTTCGCTGTCCGCCTCGCGTCGCTCCTCGCGCTCGGCCTGAAGCGCGGGCGCCAGCACCTTCTCGAGGCGGGTGTCGACGTTGCCGCGGATCGGTTCGATCTCGAGGTCCGGGCGCTCCGAGAGGAGCTGGGCCCGTCGGCGCAGGCTCGAGGTCCCCACAACAGCACCATGGGGGAGATCCTCAAGGCTCGTTCCGTCGGGGGTCACCAGCACGTCGCCAGGTCGGGCGCGTTCCGGCACCGCCGCGGTGACGAGGTCGCCGGGCTGTTCAGTCGGCATGTCCTTCATCGAGTGGACCGCGCCGTCGACGCTCCCCTCCAGGACGCGCTCGTCGAGTTCGCGGACGAACGCGCCGGTTTTCCCCAGTCGGTGGATCAACTCGTCTCGTAGCTGGTCGCCCGTGGTTTCGACGGTCTCGAACGCGACGTCGTAGCGGCGGTTCTCGAGGGCCTCGCCCACGAGGTCCGCCTGGCGCCGGGCGAGGGTGGAGCCTCGCGTCGCCAGTGTGACCGTCCCCTTGGTTCGCATATCCATGAGTCCGAGCCTCGAGTATGAAAAGCGCACGCTCTCGAGTTGGGTGACGCAGAAAGGAATGCACTTAAACGAGGAGGTGGTAGGAGTGGGCGAGCGCGGTTGGTCCAGTGGCAGGACATAAGCTTCCCAAGCTTAGAGCCCGGGTTCAATTCCCGGACCGCGCACTTCTTAATCAGTCCTTCGGGAAGAAGGTAGCTACGAGAGTCTCGAGATCGCGTCAGTTTGTTTCGTGAGTTGTTCCGATGATCGTCGGGATGAGATCCATCATCCTGACTGTTGGATCGCTGAAGAATCAGTTTATTTGTGAAAACGCTCGAAGTGGTTTCATATGGCGACAGTCTACACGAAGGCTGATTGTATCTCATCGCTCCAGAAAGCGGCTCAGAAGCTCGAGAAGTCACCCACGCAAGCCGAATATAGAGAACTCAATCTTTCGCCGTGCGTAACCCATATCTGCGATATTGTAGGAGGATGGAATAAAGCGAAGGAGGCGGCAGGTGTTGAGACGTACGATCAAGTCGGGGAAGCATACGATCACGTCCCGTACCATCCAGACTCAAGCGGCTACGAGCGGTGGGTGCATACATACGAGGGAGAGCAATCTGAGGTTAGCGTTCATCGTCTTCTCGCGGTATCTGAGTTCGGATTTGACGCAGTAGTGGACAAGCAAATTCATCACAAAAAGCCGATTCCATGGCTCAACACTCCCGACAACATCATTGCACTAACCAAACGTCAACACCTTGCGCTGCATATACTCATGGAAGATTTTGAGGTGATGATCGAGTAATTCCTGTGCCAATAAGTGCGTAACTAGTCGAGACGGTGGATAATGAATACGACCATAAATAGAGTACTAACTCGAATTCTCAATCCACTCTCGAGAATGGGCAAACGATGAACGCTTTGCGGTGGGCGTTGCCAAATCGAACGCCCGTCCACTTTTCCCGCTCGAGGCGAGCCTATTAGTCGCTCTCGAGCAAACACACGCGCGATGATCGATCTTCGATTCTCGGACGCGGAACTCGAGGCGCGACGCGAACATATGGTGCAGTTCGTCCGCGACCAGGTCGAAGCCGCGGGCGTCGACGGCGTCGTCCTAGGACTCTCTGGCGGGATCGACAGCACGACCGTCGCCTACCTCGCCGTCGAGGCCCTCGGTGCTGAGCGCGTCCACGGTCTCGTGCTCCCCGCCCGCGTCAGCAGCGAGGACAACATGAGCGACGCCGAGCGGGTAGCGCGGGACCTCGAGATGAGTTACGACGTGATCGAAGTCGAACCCGTCGTCGAGGCACTGCTCGCGGCCTACCCCGAAGCCGAGGGTGACCACGTGGCGGTCGGCAACGCCCGCGCTCGCGTCCGGGCGGTGTTCAACTACCTGGTGGCGAACCACGACGGGCAACTGGTGCTGGGGACCGGCAACCGCAGCGAGGCCGCCGTGGGCTACTTCACGAAGTACGGCGACGGCGCGGTCGACTGCCACCCGATCGGCAACCTGTACAAACAGCAGGTTCGCCAACTCGCCCGCGTCCTGGACGTCCCGGAGGACCTGGTGACGAAGACGCCGACGGCCGAGCTCTGGGCCGATCAGACCGACGAGGACGAACTCGGCATCGACTACGACACCCTCGATGCGATACTCGTGAGCCACGTCGACGGGCCGCTCTCGGTCGCGGCGACGGCTCGGCGTCTCGAGGTCGATCCTGAAACGGTCGAGATGGTTCGAGGGTTGTACGAGGTCAGCGCGCACAAACGGCAGGTCCCGCCCGCCCCGGAACCCCTCGAGTGATCG
This region of Natronosalvus halobius genomic DNA includes:
- the hemC gene encoding hydroxymethylbilane synthase gives rise to the protein MRTKGTVTLATRGSTLARRQADLVGEALENRRYDVAFETVETTGDQLRDELIHRLGKTGAFVRELDERVLEGSVDGAVHSMKDMPTEQPGDLVTAAVPERARPGDVLVTPDGTSLEDLPHGAVVGTSSLRRRAQLLSERPDLEIEPIRGNVDTRLEKVLAPALQAEREERREADSERKGNAGSDGGSYKPSYDDPDDDAENGDEADEITTVDDWYATLSDLEQRALEREVDVAYDALVLAEAGLERSGLNEYVEYQRLSPQTFVPAPGQGALAVTAVDGETAREFNEVLDHPRTRVETTVERSILAELGGGCIAPVGIYAVLQGEYVHANVQVFDEDGQESVVGSRDLPVERHAEAARQFARDLAERGAAELIEAARDTEDEENEAGAADVQAEEGAADVQTEEGRDD
- a CDS encoding NAD+ synthase, producing the protein MIDLRFSDAELEARREHMVQFVRDQVEAAGVDGVVLGLSGGIDSTTVAYLAVEALGAERVHGLVLPARVSSEDNMSDAERVARDLEMSYDVIEVEPVVEALLAAYPEAEGDHVAVGNARARVRAVFNYLVANHDGQLVLGTGNRSEAAVGYFTKYGDGAVDCHPIGNLYKQQVRQLARVLDVPEDLVTKTPTAELWADQTDEDELGIDYDTLDAILVSHVDGPLSVAATARRLEVDPETVEMVRGLYEVSAHKRQVPPAPEPLE
- a CDS encoding homing endonuclease associated repeat-containing protein, with the translated sequence MATVYTKADCISSLQKAAQKLEKSPTQAEYRELNLSPCVTHICDIVGGWNKAKEAAGVETYDQVGEAYDHVPYHPDSSGYERWVHTYEGEQSEVSVHRLLAVSEFGFDAVVDKQIHHKKPIPWLNTPDNIIALTKRQHLALHILMEDFEVMIE